One window from the genome of Cucumis melo cultivar AY chromosome 10, USDA_Cmelo_AY_1.0, whole genome shotgun sequence encodes:
- the LOC103489452 gene encoding OVARIAN TUMOR DOMAIN-containing deubiquitinating enzyme 9 isoform X1 produces MATYDIDPDVMRWGLHLLDVCTFTNDGSGSTVTEYRFDPSCSQVEYVIEGYCEPCNVNLENDEALAHAFQEEISRIDSIEASGVSDSRDDQMQASVLAQEWPGPSSRHNPYGFDGDQKTNCVNDINVEEPGDLRVNEVDKMGISSSYHNSVDNPFVDECSSYSLEIIDESALDGEVGKRLNQIVPVPHVPKTIEKIPSADEEMSDHQRLLERLQLYELVENTVQGDGNCQFRALSDQLYRSPEHHDFVREQVIAQLKFCREVYEGYVPMTYEEYLKKMSKKGEWGDHVTLQAAADWFGVKIFVITSFKDTCSIEILPQVQKSNRIIFLSFWAEVHYNSIYPEGEIPTSCTKKKKKWWNFGA; encoded by the exons ATGGCAACGTATGATATTGATCCTGATGTTATGAGATGGGGACTTCATCTTTTGGATGTTTGCACGTTTACAAATGACGGTTCTGGTAGTACTGTTACTGAATATAGATTTGACCCGAGTTGTAGTCAAGTGGAATATGTCATTGAAGGTTATTGTGAGCCGTGTAATGTAAATTTGGAGAACGATGAGGCTTTAGCACACGCTTTTCAAGAAGAGATATCGAGAATTGATTCTATAGAAGCTTCTGGGGTATCTGATTCCAGGGATGACCAAATGCAAGCATCTGTTCTTGCACAGGAATGGCCTGGTCCTTCGTCTAGGCACAACCCTTATG GGTTTGACGGTGATCAGAAAACAAATTGTGTTAACGACATAAACGTCGAGGAGCCAGGTGATCTGAGAGTTAACGAGGTGGACAAGATGGGAATTTCCTCTTCATATCATAACTCAGTAGATAATCCTTTTGTGGACGAGTGCTCTTCATATTCGTTGGAAATAATTGATGAGTCTGCACTGGATGGTGAAGTGGGCAAAAGACTTAATCAAATTGTTCCTGTCCCT CATGTTCCAAAGACCATTGAGAAGATACCTTCAGCTGATGAAGAGATGTCAGATCACCAACGGCTCCTTGAAAG ATTGCAGTTGTACGAGCTGGTCGAGAATACAGTTCAAGGAGATGGAAACTGTCAG TTTCGTGCCTTATCAGATCAACTATATCGATCTCCTGAACATCATGATTTTGTGAGAGAACAAGTTATAGCCCAG CTAAAGTTTTGTCGAGAAGTGTACGAGGGTTATGTTCCAATGACCTATGAAGAGTACCTGAAGAAGATGAGCAA GAAAGGAGAATGGGGTGATCATGTTACATTACAAGCTGCTGCAGACTGG TTTGGAGTTAAGATATTTGTGATAACATCTTTCAAGGATACATGTTCAATTGAAATACTTCCACAAGTTCAAAAGTCCAACCGGA TTATTTTCCTGAGCTTTTGGGCTGAAGTGCACTATAATTCAATTTATCCCGAAGGag AGATACCAACATCCTgtacaaagaagaagaagaaatggtgGAACTTTGGGGCTTAG
- the LOC103489452 gene encoding OVARIAN TUMOR DOMAIN-containing deubiquitinating enzyme 9 isoform X2 produces MATYDIDPDVMRWGLHLLDVCTFTNDGSGSTVTEYRFDPSCSQVEYVIEGYCEPCNVNLENDEALAHAFQEEISRIDSIEASGVSDSRDDQMQASVLAQEWPGPSSRHNPYGFDGDQKTNCVNDINVEEPGDLRVNEVDKMGISSSYHNSVDNPFVDECSSYSLEIIDESALDGEVGKRLNQIVPVPHVPKTIEKIPSADEEMSDHQRLLERLQLYELVENTVQGDGNCQFRALSDQLYRSPEHHDFVREQVIAQLKFCREVYEGYVPMTYEEYLKKMSKKGEWGDHVTLQAAADWFGVKIFVITSFKDTCSIEILPQVQKSNRIIFLSFWAEVHYNSIYPEGGII; encoded by the exons ATGGCAACGTATGATATTGATCCTGATGTTATGAGATGGGGACTTCATCTTTTGGATGTTTGCACGTTTACAAATGACGGTTCTGGTAGTACTGTTACTGAATATAGATTTGACCCGAGTTGTAGTCAAGTGGAATATGTCATTGAAGGTTATTGTGAGCCGTGTAATGTAAATTTGGAGAACGATGAGGCTTTAGCACACGCTTTTCAAGAAGAGATATCGAGAATTGATTCTATAGAAGCTTCTGGGGTATCTGATTCCAGGGATGACCAAATGCAAGCATCTGTTCTTGCACAGGAATGGCCTGGTCCTTCGTCTAGGCACAACCCTTATG GGTTTGACGGTGATCAGAAAACAAATTGTGTTAACGACATAAACGTCGAGGAGCCAGGTGATCTGAGAGTTAACGAGGTGGACAAGATGGGAATTTCCTCTTCATATCATAACTCAGTAGATAATCCTTTTGTGGACGAGTGCTCTTCATATTCGTTGGAAATAATTGATGAGTCTGCACTGGATGGTGAAGTGGGCAAAAGACTTAATCAAATTGTTCCTGTCCCT CATGTTCCAAAGACCATTGAGAAGATACCTTCAGCTGATGAAGAGATGTCAGATCACCAACGGCTCCTTGAAAG ATTGCAGTTGTACGAGCTGGTCGAGAATACAGTTCAAGGAGATGGAAACTGTCAG TTTCGTGCCTTATCAGATCAACTATATCGATCTCCTGAACATCATGATTTTGTGAGAGAACAAGTTATAGCCCAG CTAAAGTTTTGTCGAGAAGTGTACGAGGGTTATGTTCCAATGACCTATGAAGAGTACCTGAAGAAGATGAGCAA GAAAGGAGAATGGGGTGATCATGTTACATTACAAGCTGCTGCAGACTGG TTTGGAGTTAAGATATTTGTGATAACATCTTTCAAGGATACATGTTCAATTGAAATACTTCCACAAGTTCAAAAGTCCAACCGGA TTATTTTCCTGAGCTTTTGGGCTGAAGTGCACTATAATTCAATTTATCCCGAAGGag gcattATTTGA
- the LOC103489450 gene encoding protein WHAT'S THIS FACTOR 9, mitochondrial — protein sequence MFLNTAASKILQKCRQKSPFFIQKFGYVDVYMKWKKDSYYDSIEHITKSIELKSIISLKNCIAQDPNGCIPISAVSKRGLQMDISMKVARFLRLYPSIFEEFTGPEHNHPWFRLTPKAVEIDAEEKMSYQNCREDLICRLKKFILMSKNNVLPLKIIQGMQWYLGIPDDFLQKPEVNLDGSFKLVKMEDGLEGLSVECEEKFMSAIQKNAIKRGVYSGRTIELLEFPLFPSKGLRLRRKIEDWLKEFQKLPYVSPYEDFSHLDPNSDIAEKRLVGFIHEMLSLFVEHSAERKKLLCLKKYMGLPQKFHKAFERHPHMFYLSLKNKTCTAILKEAYCDKSSIERHPILRIRRKYINLMKESIVILKNRRLSNHLVHRENSVLDFDLDAADGREIPKC from the coding sequence ATGTTCCTGAACACAGCCGCCTCCAAAATCCTTCAAAAATGCCGCCAAAAATCTCCGTTTTTCATTCAGAAGTTCGGCTATGTCGATGTTTACATGAAGTGGAAGAAAGATTCATATTACGATTCCATCGAGCATATCACCAAATCCATTGAACTCAAATCCATTATCTCTCTCAAAAACTGCATCGCTCAAGACCCAAATGGGTGTATCCCAATTTCCGCGGTTTCAAAGCGAGGCCTCCAAATGGACATCTCGATGAAAGTTGCAAGGTTTCTAAGGCTTTACCCATCAATTTTTGAAGAGTTTACAGGTCCGGAACACAATCATCCCTGGTTCAGGTTAACCCCAAAAGCAGTTGAGATTGATGctgaagaaaaaatgagttATCAAAATTGCAGGGAGGATTTGATTTGTAGGTTGAAGAAGTTCATATTAATGAGTAAGAACAACGTTCTGCCTTTGAAAATTATTCAAGGTATGCAATGGTATTTAGGGATTCCCGATGATTTTTTGCAAAAACCAGAAGTTAATCTTGATGGGTCTTTTAAGTTAGTGAAGATGGAAGATGGGTTAGAGGGATTATCCGTGGAATGTGAGGAGAAATTCATGTCTGCCATACAGAAAAACGCCATTAAAAGAGGGGTTTATTCTGGTAGAACAATTGAGTTACTTGAATTCCCACTCTTCCCTTCAAAGGGTTTAAGGCTGAGGAGGAAGATTGAGGATTGGTTAAAGGAGTTTCAAAAGCTTCCTTATGTATCTCCTTATGAAGATTTTTCCCATTTAGATCCAAATAGTGATATAGCAGAGAAAAGATTGGTGGGATTTATCCATGAAATGCTTAGTTTGTTTGTTGAGCATTCAGCAGAAAGGAAGAAGCTTCTATGCCTTAAAAAGTATATGGGTTTGCCTCAGAAATTTCATAAGGCATTTGAGAGACATCCTCACATGTTTTACTTGTCTCTGAAGAACAAAACTTGTACTGCCATTCTTAAAGAGGCTTACTGTGACAAGTCTTCTATTGAGAGGCACCCCATATTGAGAATCAGACGAAAGTACATCAATCTGATGAAGGAATCTATAGTGATTTTGAAGAATAGGAGATTGAGTAATCATCTTGTTCATAGAGAAAACTCGGTGTTGGATTTTGATTTGGATGCTGCTGATGGAAGAGAAATTCCCAAGTGTTAA
- the LOC103489451 gene encoding pumilio homolog 4, with protein MVSGSNTDMLSIPDEGHQVPLGNFEDNLRTELELLLRENSNHSAGGRDGDLNIYRSGSAPPTVEGSINAVGSLFTSSYYNEFNTKSGSNDGVLSEDEIRSHPDYLSYYYSNDYINPRLPPPLVSKEDWRVAQRFQGIGSSLGRQGDWNWKKSVDGNTSSSLFSMQPGSSVQRTDKNNGNAMEFGDANGKNLPRKTLSEWHDRGREGFVGSGSNGLGARRKSFADIVQEGLGESASMSGQLSRPASHNSFGDVDNMGMNDIKPPGLGNGVGPVEDLHTPGPPGFVGVQSHNKAASHSFLNPNCSTLSRSTTPEPQLVGRSSSFGLPPVGSRVFAVEKKNVTASKVQNGYSAGFTELPDISGLHLSSIRHEDGVKGAQSRLQLDLGEQSDFLINMSNGILPRTLPELSDKKLSKPSDNIDLTRKSGIVMNPRASTMRSHDHVNFPKRTSSSTNLYSKPNSSGFVSKDGPTRHLQNANLQSVDLAGYPSGDFSMNMNHSSAMNSYGTSDHIKLPSGTSDRASHAGSSLQPHNYYGISQGDLQGLRSAYLEALLAQQKQHYELSHSGNSSVYNHRLYTNTPYGSGIPYLADQALDSGLSSVGHGGTMLQNERILRFNSMMRSSIGAHGSWQPDIGNTVDRSFPSTLLDEFKSNKTRSFELSDIVDHVIEFSMDQYGSRFIQQKLETANVEEKTKIFPEIIPHARTLMTDVFGNYVIQKFFEHGTASQRKELAEQLSGHVLPLSLQMYGCRVIQKALEVVDSEQQTQMVAELDGSIMKCVRDQNGNHVIQKCIECIPQDRIQFIISAFYGQVLALSTHPYGCRVIQRVLEHCDDLNTQQIIMDEIMQSVCLLSQDQYGNYVIQHVLEFGKPHERSAIISKLAGQIVKMSQQKFASNVVEKCLTFGSPEERQLLINEILGSTDENEPLQAMMKDPFGNYVVQKVLESCDDHSLELILSRIRVHLNSLKRYTYGKHIVSRVEKLITTGERRIGQSSSSSSFPS; from the exons ATGGTTTCTGGGAGTAATACGGACATGCTATCAATACCTGATGAAGGTCATCAAGTTCCTCTTGGAAATTTTGAAGATAATTTACGGACTGAACTTGAACTACTTCTGAGAGAAAATTCTAATCACTCAGCAGGAGGACGAGATGGAGATCTGAATATTTATAGGAGTGGCAGTGCTCCTCCAACAGTTGAGGGATCGATAAATGCTGTTGGGAGTCTATTTACGAGTTCTTATTATAATGAGTTCAATACTAAGAGTGGTAGTAATGATGGGGTTTTGTCTGAGGATGAAATTCGTTCACACCCAGATTATCTTTCTTACTATTACTCCAATGATTATATCAATCCTAGACTCCCTCCACCATTAGTATCGAAAGAGGACTGGCGTGTTGCACAACGGTTTCAGGGCATTGGATCTTCATTGGGACGGCAAGGGGATTGGAACTGGAAGAAGTCAGTTGATGGTAATACTAGTTCGTCATTGTTCTCTATGCAGCCTGGAAGTTCTGTACAGCGGACAGATAAAAATAATGGTAATGCAATGGAGTTTGGAGATGCTAATGGAAAGAACCTCCCTAGGAAGACTCTATCTGAGTGGCACGACAGAGGGAGAGAAGGCTTTGTTGGATCAGGCAGTAATGGACTCGGTGCAAGAAGGAAAAGTTTTGCTGATATTGTTCAG GAAGGACTTGGTGAATCTGCTTCCATGTCTGGCCAATTGTCACGCCCTGCAAGTCATAATTCTTTTGGTGATGTTGACAATATGGGAATGAATGATATAAAGCCACCCGGATTAGGTAATGGAGTGGGTCCTGTTGAGGATTTGCATACCCCAGGCCCCCCTGGCTTTGTTGGAGTGCAGAGTCATAATAAAGCAGCTTCTCATTCCTTTCTGAATCCAAATTGTTCAACTCTGTCAAGAAGCACAACTCCTGAACCACAGCTAGTTGGAAGGTCTTCAAGTTTCGGTCTACCTCCTGTTGGTAGTAGAGTTTTTGCCGTGGAGAAGAAGAACGTAACTGCGTCCAAGGTCCAAAATGGTTATTCTGCTGGGTTTACTGAACTGCCCGACATATCTGGTTTACACCTGTCATCAATTAGACATGAAGATGGAGTCAAAGGAGCGCAATCTCGACTTCAACTGGATCTTGGTGAACAGTCTGATTTCCTGATCAACATGTCCAATGGTATTCTCCCACGTACTCTGCCTGAGCTTAGTGACAAAAAACTCTCGAAACCAAGTGATAATATAGACCTAACAAGGAAAAGTGGGATTGTAATGAACCCTAGAGCGTCTACAATGAGATCTCACGATCATGTTAACTTTCCCAAAAGAACTTCTTCTTCTACCAATCTATACTCTAAACCAAATTCATCAGGCTTTGTAAGCAAGGACGGGCCTACCAGACACCTTCAAAATGCAAACCTTCAGAGTGTGGATTTGGCTGGATATCCTTCTGGTGACTTTTCAATGAATATGAATCACAGTTCTGCTATGAATAGTTATGGAACTTCTGATCATATCAAGCTGCCATCTGGAACCTCTGATCGTGCAAGCCATGCTGGATCTAGTTTGCAACCCCATAATTACTATGGCATTTCTCAAGGAGACTTGCAAGGCCTCCGAAGTGCCTATCTAGAAGCCTTGCTTGCCCAACAAAAGCAGCACTATGAGCTGTCACATTCAGGTAACTCAAGTGTTTATAATCACAGATTGTATACAAATACTCCATATGGTTCTGGCATCCCATATTTGGCGGACCAAGCATTGGATTCTGGTCTTTCTTCTGTCGGACATGGTGGTACAATGTTGCAGAATGAACGAATCCTACGCTTTAACTCAATGATGAGAAGTTCAATAGGAGCCCATGGGTCTTGGCAGCCAGATATTGGCAATACTGTAGATAGAAGTTTTCCATCAACTTTATTGGATGAGTTCAAAAGCAACAAAACTAGATCTTTTGAGCTTTCAGATATTGTTGATCATGTCATTGAATTCAG TATGGATCAATATGGAAGCCGTTTTATCCAGCAAAAGTTGGAAACAGCCAATGTGGAAGAGAAGACAAAGATATTTCCAGAAATAATTCCACATGCCCGTACCTTGATGACTGATGTCTTTGGAAATTATGTTATTCAGAAA TTTTTTGAACATGGTACTGCAAGTCAAAGGAAGGAGTTAGCTGAACAACTTTCAGGGCATGTTTTGCCTCTTAGTCTTCAAATGTATGGATGCAGAGTGATTCAGAAG GCTTTGGAGGTAGTTGATTCTGAGCAACAGACACAAATGGTTGCCGAGCTTGATGGCTCCATAATGAAATGTGTCCGTGATCAGAACGGAAACCATGTTATTCAGAAATGCATCGAATGCATCCCTCAAGATAGAATTCAGTTTATTATATCAGCATTTTATGGCCAAGTTCTGGCATTATCCACTCATCCTTATGGCTGCCGTGTTATTCAG AGGGTATTAGAACACTGTGATGATTTGAATACACAACAAATTATCATGGATGAAATCATGCAATCCGTTTGCCTCCTGTCTCAAGATCAATATGGAAATTACGTTATTCAG CATGTACTTGAATTTGGTAAACCACACGAGCGGTCTGCTATTATAAGTAAGCTTGCAGGACAGATTGTAAAAATGAGTCAGCAGAAGTTTGCTTCTAATGTTGTGGAGAAGTGTTTAACATTTGGCAGTCCTGAGGAACGTCAACTACTAATTAACGAGATCTTAGGTTCTACTGATGAGAATGAGCCCTTGCAG GCAATGATGAAGGATCCATTCGGGAACTACGTTGTCCAAAAAGTGCTGGAGTCATGTGATGACCATAGTCTTGAGTTGATTCTCTCTCGAATCAGGGTTCACTTGAATTCCCTCAAGAGGTATACATATGGTAAACATATCGTATCTCGAGTTGAAAAGCTCATCACAACTGGAG AAAGGAGAATTGGACagtcttcatcttcttcttcgttcccTTCTTAG
- the LOC103489448 gene encoding thioredoxin-like 3-2, chloroplastic isoform X5: MVKALPLHLGIVKSFPKFDSSFDLPPSPQLLSARLPGSGFNRLPLSRKFPPIFQKVSATGEKTSLLGAWTQDSALQFRDESPVSIELKSISSELEFDKAIADAEERNELVILVWMANWCRNYIYLKPQLERLAADYYPRLQFYCIDVNMVPHKLVVRAGLAKMPAIQLWKDGKKQDEVVGLYKAYLVVNDVRKMIERELTDE; encoded by the exons ATGGTCAAAGCTCTGCCCCTTCACCTCGGAATTGTGAAATCTTTTCCCAAATTCGACAGTTCTTTTGATCTTCCTCCGTCTCCTCAACTTCTGTCCGCGAGGCTCCCTGGTTCTGGTTTCAACAGGCTTCCTTTGTCTCGGAAATTTCCGCCGATTTTCCAGAAAGTTTCTGCGACTGGTGAGAAGACTTCGCTGCTCGGAGCTTGGACACAAGATAGTGCCTTGCAATTTCGCGATGAATCGCCTGTTTCGATTGAGCTCAAGTCAATTTCCAGTGAGCTTGAGTTCGATAAGGCTATTGCAGATGCGGAGGAACGCAACGAGCTCGTGATTCTTGTTTG GATGGCTAACTGGTGCagaaattatatttatttaaagcCTCAACTGGAAAGATTGGCTGCTGATTATTACCCCAG ATTGCAATTCTACTGCATTGATGTCAATATGGTGCCACACAAGCTAGTTGTTCGAGCCGGATTAGCT AAGATGCCAGCTATACAG CTATGGAAGGATGGTAAGAAACAAGATGAGGTGGTTGGTCTCTATAAAGCATATCTAGTCGTCAACGATGTTCGGAAAATGATTGAACGTGAGCTAACAGATGAGTGA
- the LOC103489448 gene encoding thioredoxin-like 3-2, chloroplastic isoform X2 yields MVKALPLHLGIVKSFPKFDSSFDLPPSPQLLSARLPGSGFNRLPLSRKFPPIFQKVSATGEKTSLLGAWTQDSALQFRDESPVSIELKSISSELEFDKAIADAEERNELVILVWMANWCRNYIYLKPQLERLAADYYPRLQFYCIDVNMVPHKLVVRAGLAVGLEVMTTSTSLREWFSLDTVLELLFTMEIRACVSLPSGTFPTCSLDIGDSRHKMPAIQLWKDGKKQDEVVGLYKAYLVVNDVRKMIERELTDE; encoded by the exons ATGGTCAAAGCTCTGCCCCTTCACCTCGGAATTGTGAAATCTTTTCCCAAATTCGACAGTTCTTTTGATCTTCCTCCGTCTCCTCAACTTCTGTCCGCGAGGCTCCCTGGTTCTGGTTTCAACAGGCTTCCTTTGTCTCGGAAATTTCCGCCGATTTTCCAGAAAGTTTCTGCGACTGGTGAGAAGACTTCGCTGCTCGGAGCTTGGACACAAGATAGTGCCTTGCAATTTCGCGATGAATCGCCTGTTTCGATTGAGCTCAAGTCAATTTCCAGTGAGCTTGAGTTCGATAAGGCTATTGCAGATGCGGAGGAACGCAACGAGCTCGTGATTCTTGTTTG GATGGCTAACTGGTGCagaaattatatttatttaaagcCTCAACTGGAAAGATTGGCTGCTGATTATTACCCCAG ATTGCAATTCTACTGCATTGATGTCAATATGGTGCCACACAAGCTAGTTGTTCGAGCCGGATTAGCT GTAGGACTTGAGGTTATGACAACTTCTACTTCTCTGAGAGAGTGGTTTTCTTTGGATACTGTACTAGAGCTTCTGTTTACAATGGAAATTAGGGCTTGTGTTTCATTACCTTCAGGAACATTCCCAACTTGCAGTTTGGACATAGGAGACAGTAGACAT AAGATGCCAGCTATACAG CTATGGAAGGATGGTAAGAAACAAGATGAGGTGGTTGGTCTCTATAAAGCATATCTAGTCGTCAACGATGTTCGGAAAATGATTGAACGTGAGCTAACAGATGAGTGA
- the LOC103489448 gene encoding thioredoxin-like 3-2, chloroplastic isoform X4 — protein sequence MVKALPLHLGIVKSFPKFDSSFDLPPSPQLLSARLPGSGFNRLPLSRKFPPIFQKVSATGEKTSLLGAWTQDSALQFRDESPVSIELKSISSELEFDKAIADAEERNELVILVWMANWCRNYIYLKPQLERLAADYYPSMCLMNCRLQFYCIDVNMVPHKLVVRAGLAMPAIQLWKDGKKQDEVVGLYKAYLVVNDVRKMIERELTDE from the exons ATGGTCAAAGCTCTGCCCCTTCACCTCGGAATTGTGAAATCTTTTCCCAAATTCGACAGTTCTTTTGATCTTCCTCCGTCTCCTCAACTTCTGTCCGCGAGGCTCCCTGGTTCTGGTTTCAACAGGCTTCCTTTGTCTCGGAAATTTCCGCCGATTTTCCAGAAAGTTTCTGCGACTGGTGAGAAGACTTCGCTGCTCGGAGCTTGGACACAAGATAGTGCCTTGCAATTTCGCGATGAATCGCCTGTTTCGATTGAGCTCAAGTCAATTTCCAGTGAGCTTGAGTTCGATAAGGCTATTGCAGATGCGGAGGAACGCAACGAGCTCGTGATTCTTGTTTG GATGGCTAACTGGTGCagaaattatatttatttaaagcCTCAACTGGAAAGATTGGCTGCTGATTATTACCCCAG TATGTGCTTGATGAATTGTAGATTGCAATTCTACTGCATTGATGTCAATATGGTGCCACACAAGCTAGTTGTTCGAGCCGGATTAGCT ATGCCAGCTATACAG CTATGGAAGGATGGTAAGAAACAAGATGAGGTGGTTGGTCTCTATAAAGCATATCTAGTCGTCAACGATGTTCGGAAAATGATTGAACGTGAGCTAACAGATGAGTGA
- the LOC103489448 gene encoding thioredoxin-like 3-2, chloroplastic isoform X6 yields MVKALPLHLGIVKSFPKFDSSFDLPPSPQLLSARLPGSGFNRLPLSRKFPPIFQKVSATGEKTSLLGAWTQDSALQFRDESPVSIELKSISSELEFDKAIADAEERNELVILVWMANWCRNYIYLKPQLERLAADYYPRLQFYCIDVNMVPHKLVVRAGLAMPAIQLWKDGKKQDEVVGLYKAYLVVNDVRKMIERELTDE; encoded by the exons ATGGTCAAAGCTCTGCCCCTTCACCTCGGAATTGTGAAATCTTTTCCCAAATTCGACAGTTCTTTTGATCTTCCTCCGTCTCCTCAACTTCTGTCCGCGAGGCTCCCTGGTTCTGGTTTCAACAGGCTTCCTTTGTCTCGGAAATTTCCGCCGATTTTCCAGAAAGTTTCTGCGACTGGTGAGAAGACTTCGCTGCTCGGAGCTTGGACACAAGATAGTGCCTTGCAATTTCGCGATGAATCGCCTGTTTCGATTGAGCTCAAGTCAATTTCCAGTGAGCTTGAGTTCGATAAGGCTATTGCAGATGCGGAGGAACGCAACGAGCTCGTGATTCTTGTTTG GATGGCTAACTGGTGCagaaattatatttatttaaagcCTCAACTGGAAAGATTGGCTGCTGATTATTACCCCAG ATTGCAATTCTACTGCATTGATGTCAATATGGTGCCACACAAGCTAGTTGTTCGAGCCGGATTAGCT ATGCCAGCTATACAG CTATGGAAGGATGGTAAGAAACAAGATGAGGTGGTTGGTCTCTATAAAGCATATCTAGTCGTCAACGATGTTCGGAAAATGATTGAACGTGAGCTAACAGATGAGTGA
- the LOC103489448 gene encoding thioredoxin-like 3-2, chloroplastic isoform X3, with amino-acid sequence MVKALPLHLGIVKSFPKFDSSFDLPPSPQLLSARLPGSGFNRLPLSRKFPPIFQKVSATGEKTSLLGAWTQDSALQFRDESPVSIELKSISSELEFDKAIADAEERNELVILVWMANWCRNYIYLKPQLERLAADYYPSMCLMNCRLQFYCIDVNMVPHKLVVRAGLAKMPAIQLWKDGKKQDEVVGLYKAYLVVNDVRKMIERELTDE; translated from the exons ATGGTCAAAGCTCTGCCCCTTCACCTCGGAATTGTGAAATCTTTTCCCAAATTCGACAGTTCTTTTGATCTTCCTCCGTCTCCTCAACTTCTGTCCGCGAGGCTCCCTGGTTCTGGTTTCAACAGGCTTCCTTTGTCTCGGAAATTTCCGCCGATTTTCCAGAAAGTTTCTGCGACTGGTGAGAAGACTTCGCTGCTCGGAGCTTGGACACAAGATAGTGCCTTGCAATTTCGCGATGAATCGCCTGTTTCGATTGAGCTCAAGTCAATTTCCAGTGAGCTTGAGTTCGATAAGGCTATTGCAGATGCGGAGGAACGCAACGAGCTCGTGATTCTTGTTTG GATGGCTAACTGGTGCagaaattatatttatttaaagcCTCAACTGGAAAGATTGGCTGCTGATTATTACCCCAG TATGTGCTTGATGAATTGTAGATTGCAATTCTACTGCATTGATGTCAATATGGTGCCACACAAGCTAGTTGTTCGAGCCGGATTAGCT AAGATGCCAGCTATACAG CTATGGAAGGATGGTAAGAAACAAGATGAGGTGGTTGGTCTCTATAAAGCATATCTAGTCGTCAACGATGTTCGGAAAATGATTGAACGTGAGCTAACAGATGAGTGA
- the LOC103489448 gene encoding thioredoxin-like 3-2, chloroplastic isoform X1 produces the protein MVKALPLHLGIVKSFPKFDSSFDLPPSPQLLSARLPGSGFNRLPLSRKFPPIFQKVSATGEKTSLLGAWTQDSALQFRDESPVSIELKSISSELEFDKAIADAEERNELVILVWMANWCRNYIYLKPQLERLAADYYPSMCLMNCRLQFYCIDVNMVPHKLVVRAGLAVGLEVMTTSTSLREWFSLDTVLELLFTMEIRACVSLPSGTFPTCSLDIGDSRHKMPAIQLWKDGKKQDEVVGLYKAYLVVNDVRKMIERELTDE, from the exons ATGGTCAAAGCTCTGCCCCTTCACCTCGGAATTGTGAAATCTTTTCCCAAATTCGACAGTTCTTTTGATCTTCCTCCGTCTCCTCAACTTCTGTCCGCGAGGCTCCCTGGTTCTGGTTTCAACAGGCTTCCTTTGTCTCGGAAATTTCCGCCGATTTTCCAGAAAGTTTCTGCGACTGGTGAGAAGACTTCGCTGCTCGGAGCTTGGACACAAGATAGTGCCTTGCAATTTCGCGATGAATCGCCTGTTTCGATTGAGCTCAAGTCAATTTCCAGTGAGCTTGAGTTCGATAAGGCTATTGCAGATGCGGAGGAACGCAACGAGCTCGTGATTCTTGTTTG GATGGCTAACTGGTGCagaaattatatttatttaaagcCTCAACTGGAAAGATTGGCTGCTGATTATTACCCCAG TATGTGCTTGATGAATTGTAGATTGCAATTCTACTGCATTGATGTCAATATGGTGCCACACAAGCTAGTTGTTCGAGCCGGATTAGCT GTAGGACTTGAGGTTATGACAACTTCTACTTCTCTGAGAGAGTGGTTTTCTTTGGATACTGTACTAGAGCTTCTGTTTACAATGGAAATTAGGGCTTGTGTTTCATTACCTTCAGGAACATTCCCAACTTGCAGTTTGGACATAGGAGACAGTAGACAT AAGATGCCAGCTATACAG CTATGGAAGGATGGTAAGAAACAAGATGAGGTGGTTGGTCTCTATAAAGCATATCTAGTCGTCAACGATGTTCGGAAAATGATTGAACGTGAGCTAACAGATGAGTGA